One Osmerus mordax isolate fOsmMor3 chromosome 25, fOsmMor3.pri, whole genome shotgun sequence DNA window includes the following coding sequences:
- the LOC136933617 gene encoding insulin-like, with product MALWFQAVSVLVLLAVCPPSSQAATSPQHLCGSHLVDALYLVCGEKGFFYNPKRDVDPLLGFLSPKAAEGENEVAEFAFKDQMEMMVKRGIVEQCCHKPCNIFDLQNYCN from the exons ATGGCCCTCTGGTTCcaagctgtgtctgtgctggtgctgctggctgtgtgcCCCCCCAGCTCTCAGGCTGCAACGTCCCCTCAACACCTGTGTGGATCCCACCTGGTGGATGCCCTTTACCTGGTCTGTGGAGAGAAGGGATTCTTCTACAACCCCAAGAGAGATGTGGACCCCCTCCTAG ggttCCTATCCCCCAaggcagcagagggagagaacgaagTGGCAGAGTTTGCCTTCAAGGACCagatggagatgatggtgaAGAGAGGTATCGTGGAGCAGTGCTGCCACAAACCCTGCAACATCTTCGATCTGCAGAATTACTGCAACTGA